In the genome of Coxiella burnetii, the window GCGAGGAGAGGCAAAGCACAAAAAGCAACCCATATTGTGAATGCGTACCTTCCCAAAGAACAAGTGACGCTGGGAGAAGTTCGGGTGCCCGATAAAAGCAATGAAATAAAAGCCATACCTATTCTTTTAAATAGCTTGAATGTCCAAGGCTGTATTATCAGTATCGACGCGATGGGGACTCAAAAAGGCATTGCTAATTTAATTCGCTTAAAACAGGCCGACTATGTACTGGCACTTAAAAAAAATCACACACGATTTTATCGTTATGTGGAACGATTGTTTAGCTGCAGTGATGAGAGAGATTATCAAGGCATGTGTTATCGCACAGAAGAAACCAAGGATTATGGCCATGCTCGGATTGAAGAAAGGAGCTATTGTGTTTTGCCGATGATGTATCTTCATAAATACAAAAAATATTGGCGTGATTTGCAGGCGATCGTTCGTGTTCAATCAAAACGGCATAAAGGGAATGAAATAGAAACGGCCACCCGGTATTACATCACTTCATTACCCTTTGCAGAACATAGAAGGATGTCTCAAGCCATTCGTCAGCACTGGGCTATTGAAAATCAACTCCATTGGAAATTGGATATTGGTTTGGGCGAAGACGCCTCTCTCATTACGCGAGGCTATGCCGATCAGAATCTCGCAACGCTTCGAAAAATGGTGCTAAAAATGCTGGAAAACGAAAACTCTTCCAAACAGGGGATCGCTGGAAAACGCATACAGGCCGCTCTTTCTACACGATATTTAAGAAAAGTGGTAGGGTTTTGAACTTTGGTGAAATCGCCCTGAAGACTGAAGCAGTAATTATTTATTTTAAGAATTTCTTAATAATCAATCTCTATAATGGCGCCGAAAACGAAAATAAAAAGGGTATTTTATGCCTTCTGATAGAAACGGCGATTCAGGAACTTTATTGCCTCTCCCGGGATTGTGGCCTACTGAAACCACTCCTCTCATCGAGCGTCATAAGGCTGCTACCATTCTGGATCACTTTTACAGTTTTTTAAGGAAACTATCCCTTCCCGCTTCTTTGATCCAATCGCTTTTTAGTAACACATTTTTCATTATGGAATTTTTTAAATTAATTGAATTAGACAATCCGGTTATTGAAGGTGTTGCCATTTCAATGTTCGCGCTCGGTACAACAGGTTCTTTTATTTCAACCGTATCTCCCCACGTCACGAAGGAAAGGCACAGTCCCCACCCAAGAGTTAACCAATTTCTTAGTGATTGCCTCTATATTTTTGACTTTGAAATTAGATTGCAAGAGGAAGTTAACCAAAACCAAGAAATTTGGTTTTATTTTAATGATGATCAATTAAAAGAAGATTTTAAAAAAGAAATCACTGACATTAATGAGTTGCGTGAAACTTTAAAAACCCTTGTTGATGAAACATACCCGAACCACACGCTTGCGTTTATAACTCAAGATGAGTTAGAGGCTTGTAATAATGATCTTCCAACGCAACAACGAATCTATTATTGGAAAAAACAACCCGTAAATACAAATCTCACTCATGTGTTCATCGACATTCATTCCCACATGGAGGGTATGCTCGGGGGGTGGCCAAGGGCAATAATTTTCAGATACCTGCAAGCTATTCTACCTTTTATGAGCGGCGTTTTATCGGTGAATCACGTTCTGCAGCACTTTATTGGCGGGGAAGAAGACATGCCCTTACCTCGTTATATTCCTATGCAGGTTTTCGCCATCGCCATCGCTCTTTTTAAACTCTCAATTACCTGGGAACGTAAATTTAAAAGGGGAGAAAAATGGTGGGCGGAATTTTATTTGCGAGTAAAGCTGGGAAAATCCTCGATTTGTGAAATATTAAAGATCTGCTTGACAAGTCCGCATAATTTGCTGGCGCTTTGTACTTACACCGCTTCTATGTTTTTCTTTTTGGAAAAAGGCGCTATCGACCAAATATTAAAAATAACCTGCCGAATTTCAACGGCCTGTGAACATGACTTTAATGCACTCAACCCTCCCCCTTTAAGTGGATGTAAACTGCCGGTGGCTTACTCTCTAACCGCTATGTCCACAATCACG includes:
- a CDS encoding ISAs1-like element ISCbu1 family transposase, whose product is MEKTTCKSLKNQYLFHCFLSIKDPRVPGRCIYPLINILLITLCALICGVDTWKGIADFGKKRYRWLSQFVDMRCGVPSALTFARVFSLIEPEQFQHCLSAWMSQFFQLLRFDMIHLDGKSLCGSARRGKAQKATHIVNAYLPKEQVTLGEVRVPDKSNEIKAIPILLNSLNVQGCIISIDAMGTQKGIANLIRLKQADYVLALKKNHTRFYRYVERLFSCSDERDYQGMCYRTEETKDYGHARIEERSYCVLPMMYLHKYKKYWRDLQAIVRVQSKRHKGNEIETATRYYITSLPFAEHRRMSQAIRQHWAIENQLHWKLDIGLGEDASLITRGYADQNLATLRKMVLKMLENENSSKQGIAGKRIQAALSTRYLRKVVGF
- the coxCC11 gene encoding Dot/Icm T4SS effector CoxCC11, producing MPSDRNGDSGTLLPLPGLWPTETTPLIERHKAATILDHFYSFLRKLSLPASLIQSLFSNTFFIMEFFKLIELDNPVIEGVAISMFALGTTGSFISTVSPHVTKERHSPHPRVNQFLSDCLYIFDFEIRLQEEVNQNQEIWFYFNDDQLKEDFKKEITDINELRETLKTLVDETYPNHTLAFITQDELEACNNDLPTQQRIYYWKKQPVNTNLTHVFIDIHSHMEGMLGGWPRAIIFRYLQAILPFMSGVLSVNHVLQHFIGGEEDMPLPRYIPMQVFAIAIALFKLSITWERKFKRGEKWWAEFYLRVKLGKSSICEILKICLTSPHNLLALCTYTASMFFFLEKGAIDQILKITCRISTACEHDFNALNPPPLSGCKLPVAYSLTAMSTITLIFTQIITDIDRYLQNQNAASGFCEKVTRLFQCLCRRDQNRETNPETLLEDLSSDSRQTTQKHFKVWVAVIAANTLEGCQQGLGIFTSMLSFLAHVTQQSPNAVLKTVAAVFAAGASLSYWGWLHRQGKDFLTKTAETVNQIKDYLPLSIFSCPSSHDSHEPIVANEAPVNYAPV